Genomic window (Rhododendron vialii isolate Sample 1 chromosome 4a, ASM3025357v1):
AAACTAAGCTCATGGAAAAGCATTGGAGACTTTGATTACCATTGTGGTCTTTATAATGGGACGCCGAGGTGTGTTCTGAATGGGTCACCGCATTGGGTTACGTCTAGCTACCCCCATAAAGATAGGCATAATTTCCatattgtttgttttgatgttaTGGAAGAGAAATTCAAGGACGTGCCCATGCCTACGTATGAAGTTGGGTGTGATTTCTTTAACTTAGGAGTTTTGGATGGATGCCTCTGTGTGGTTGACTGCCGTCATCATTTCGATATTTGGGTGATGAAGGAATACGGCGTGAAAGAATCTTGGGCCAAGTTATTTGTTGTACCAAATGTGCCGCGAAATGTGCCAGGAGCGTTGTTTTCCGAATACTATCAGCTGCTGTGTTTCGCAAAGGATGGCGAGGTTGTACTGAGGTTGCAGttagagaaaaagaagaagttggagGAGTCTTTGAAGCTAGTGATCtacaatccaaaacaaaaaaccaagagGATTGGGATGCCTCAAGATTGGCAGCTGTTTGGTGTTACTGTATATGTGGAGAGTCTTGTTTCACCTCATGGCTGCAACAGCACTAGAAGGCACTG
Coding sequences:
- the LOC131324871 gene encoding F-box protein CPR1-like, producing the protein MEQWGLPDLPHKVIYNILSRLPVKSLCRFKSVSKPWLALINDPHFIKSHLHQSMQSNTNQKLIVVPQYNRGHKSPISFYSMDYQAPDPTIAKLEMPWKYCDVDIWGSFNGVLLVGIDEELRLWNPSIGMYQKISPLRSSSCFQTVYGLAYDSINDDFKVVGVVKRDVPSMPPPVHVFSSKLSSWKSIGDFDYHCGLYNGTPRCVLNGSPHWVTSSYPHKDRHNFHIVCFDVMEEKFKDVPMPTYEVGCDFFNLGVLDGCLCVVDCRHHFDIWVMKEYGVKESWAKLFVVPNVPRNVPGALFSEYYQLLCFAKDGEVVLRLQLEKKKKLEESLKLVIYNPKQKTKRIGMPQDWQLFGVTVYVESLVSPHGCNSTRRHC